The DNA sequence aaaatgaataagaaaacaatgtttttcgtctgtctgcagttgtggacatatagcttagagaaacatgtgctcaaaatgtgtaatggatttcacgtgcgaatttttttttcttgggttgagaagagggggtgggtggggggggggggggtgtatgccCCTTGATCAGTCTCGGGCGCTCTGCGACCTCGATTTACACTTCTAAAAACACCTcccttacaaactaactgatctaccctggtgtatatatatgggtcattctcagaaatggtggtccagtgagagtgagtaggggtgacacatttgaaatcatgaaaaagtaaattaaaattatttctaccacgacttttttcatctgaatctattcctgagacattaaggcattgttgtatgtcaataaaaatggtttctatatgttggtgttgtttttgtgtgcttttcaattgcgaagttcagccgtttccggatcgccgaagcgttacacgaatttcgtgatcaacaatatgttcagtctcatggctaaatgcaaacatgaaaacaccaacaaattactgcaatcgacagtcaggagttcagtcttggacgtagcaacacatctttgcaaaaaaaactcacgctgaatttgaagttacgggcttcgaacaaaaaattatgaatgtTGTAACGCATCGTATCCAGACTCGACGCGCGAACATCGGACAGCAATGTGCTCCATGACTTTGCCACAtcacggctatttttagctctttggcGCACAGGAAGTTCGAACAAGAAAACAGTCCTTTGAAACACAgccaaatattcacagaaaacaccagaatcatatcatttgctgaaactcatGGCGTCGTTTCCCGACCTACGTTGCAACTGAAGATGGTTTTTACTTAATTGTCGAGCCTGCAAAGCTttgtcacaaacttacacaccgcgGATGGCGACAATGTAGTGTCGGAAGAATATCGAGTGCAAACAGTCTCTCAAAGCGCGAAGTTTAGCGGAACAAAGCAGCCAAGAAGTTTTCGTATCCTCTGATCGTCGATGTTCGACATTCATCAAGTACTTAAAATGGGTAATCTGAACGCAACAggaactttcaacaaatacagcaaactctgacgaattgtgttttgtgtagttattttgggtcagacgggttttgccggcaggaaaggccaaacagtgcagattcatgtctgtcgcacaggaaccgaaagtggttcaagcattttgtttctgtgttcgaCATTCACCTTAGTTTTGTTCCAGATGTCATTTTTTCACCAATAttagttgaagtccttacctttcataactagaatgtgttgggtagaacacaaaaatactgcagaactgataaaaaatgcacaaaggattgaaggcttaggtggtttaaagttggaatttggtttccatgttacaacattcatcacgtaaatacaacactttaaaacgtctcttattcagcaaccaattactctttttgtctaatttttttgcattattatgtatagcaaacaatagacttcatagtaaaaacaattattttgtatttcttgacactttattttttactttgtatgtaacactttggaccaccatttctgagaatgacccatatcatatatgtgtgtgtgtgtgtgtgtgtgtgtgtgtgtgtgtgtgtgtgtgtgtgtgtgtgtgcgattcatagaaatttactggacagattttcatgaaactttgcacacaaatgttccgacccccaacccttcaccctgattcaaactcaggggacaccccgaagcgtcccggtaccaaagcgtcccggtaccgaagcgtcccggtaccaaagcgtcccagtaccgaagcgtcccggtaccaaagcgtcccggtaccgaagcgtcccactataacgcgtcacaggacttagactttttttttttttaaaccttgaccaagggcggatcaattcactttggaggggggggttacaaaatgactgcgaagatacaagttgacggcgccgaaggcgcctaagcctctaggggagtccgggggcatgctcccccggaatttttttttatccaaagaagcaaaatagagctatctggtgcatcctgagccaataaactacctcttttttttgggggtggggggggattacgtaacccgtgtaaccccccccagatccgcccttgttgaccttgatttgaccttgacttgactaaccatatttattttttttaaatttaatcttgaccttgatttgaccttgacttcactgattttttaaattttgcacagaccttgatttgctttcggtaaaaaaaaatcactttttgtccaacttttccccaactttactttagatctgtactcacaacacaccaatttggaaatactgtacccgtgtggacaagttcgggggaaaagtccgcaggcttccgttcacaagagggatatgtctgttatcacacacgctttctggcttcactaagcgtgagcgtcggaaaaagtcttttaagttctgcctccgacttttaaattgtatcatttgggttaatttgggtttatttgggttcatttgggtaataaaaaacgctcgcactggacccgagtactcttcagactggctcgctcccccagtatgaaagtttttgtcttgtgcacgtttaagaccaagtgattgctctgtgtgaattacaggcattccctttgctttataaatacattggcatgcgagccgaggatgtgcgtggtgactggtaccgggacgcttcggcaccgggacgcttcggtaccgggacgcttcgtgccctactgcgcgggagcgtcccgaagcgtcccggtaccaaagcgtcccggtacccctgtgacgcgttatagtgggacgcttcggtacctggacgcttcggcaccgggacgcttcggtaccgggacgcttcgttcggtaccgggacgcttcgtgatgtaccccaaactcatgtatcacaagtccaccgctctaccaactgacctacagcgctcccaaattattactttttatcatttttgtcagtcaagatatgggggtggggttggtacgggaataattgtgaagcagacaataaggcaacaacttattttgtttacaggtattgtatctgtatacagtgaacttagctgtgttcaagtttagttatgttctgtcgagcgaatttttttacatacgtttttactaccaaaggagtgataattttatgtgtacgccctcgagaaacctcgatcattttctgaaaatgcacgttgataagtaccgttttatgataaagttatactctccattcatttatctacacaaactaatgtttcatttatcatttgtagagctaaatatgtcagttaggatcatgttaagaatcgcagtgtttttcgcaaaatcggacttgacaacccccagtaaaagaATCATAAAAAAAAGGTTCATAAGGCAacaaccttttttctttgcacagatgtgtccatattgcttagaggaacctgtgcacaaaatgtgtaatgtttctgtcgagcgatttgaacacacaagtaacccctaaATCAGTACTTAgcttgtaaaacaaaaagtcagTAACTTCATTGTAAAGCCCTGTTGCATGGAGGGTTAGGCTTATAGCAACTAACCCTAAACCCAACCCTTACGTCAATGTAATTTTTAATGTCCCGTTTTTTTAatgtagaggggggaatcgagacgagggttgtggtgtatgtgtgtgtgtgtgtctgtctgtctgtgtgtgtagagcgattcagaccaaactactggaccgatctttatgaaatttgacatgagagttcctgggaatgatatccccggactttttttctttttttcgataaatacctttgatgacgtcatatccggctttttgtaaaagttgaggcggcactgtcacaccctcatttttcaatcaaattgattgaaattttggccaagcaatcttcgacgaaggccggactttggtattgcatttcagcttggtggcttaaaaaataattaatgactttggtcattaaaaatctgaaaattgtaaaaaaaatattttttttttaaaccgatccaaatttacgtttatcttattcttcatcattttctgattccaaaaacatataaatatgttatattcggattaaaaacaagatctgaaaattaaaaatctaaaaattattattaaaataaaatttccgaaatcgatttaaaaacaatttcatcttattccttgtgggttcctgattccaaaaacatatagatgtgatatgtttggattaaaaacacgctcagaaagttgaaaagaatagagataaagaaaagcgtgctatccttctcagcgcaactactaccccgctcttcttgtcaatttcactgcctttgcatcgagcggtggactgacgatgctacgagtatacgctcttgctgtacaaatgcagtgagttcagtttcattctgttagttcgacagcttgactaaatgttgtaatttcgccttacgcgacttgttgttgccTAACAATGCTCTCTTTCCACCTGGTGCTTTTCCTTTCTGCTGGGAAAAAGTGTTTCAAATCATAGAAAAGCTCAGGAGTTTAACTTTAAATAAAAAGTGTAAaacaagaaacacattttttgtttcaaaacagaaaagaaaacaagagccAGCAAACACATTGTGATTGTGAATGTAGGAGCTGCCATGTGACCAAAACATTATCTATAGATCTTTAGAGCATTATACCTTAACACATCCCTCACCTTCTCCTGTATCTGAGTCCTCTTCCTGTGGGACGTCTTGAGCGTGTTGTTGACAGCCCCCCAGGTGTCAGACCGCTTGGCCTTGGCCGCCCGCAGCTCCTGGCCCATCTTGACCGTGGAGTTGAACTCGGGTCGGGCCAGGGGGTTGTCTGAGGCCATCTTGACCGTGGAGTTGAACTCGGGTCGGGCCAGGGGGTTGTCTGTGGGCCCTCCTTCCTCCGCCCTGAAGGGGAAGACGTAGTCGCTGAGCTTGGGTCTGAGCGGTGCCTCTCTTACCACTCTCACCGGGGGATCCGGCTGGTCTGTGATCACGAGGTCGGTGAAGAACACGAGGTCAGGGCCGGACACGGTCACCGGGGTCAGTCTGCCGGGACTTCTGGCCGGTGATGACCGAGAGCTGGACGGACTCCTGGTCGCCAAGTGCGGTGATGACCGGTGACTGCGGAGAGGTGAAGTGCTGTGACTCCTGGTCGCCAAGTGCGGTGATGACTGGTGACTGCGGAGAGGTGAAGTGCGGTGACTCCTGCAGATGACCATGGGACTGCGCCGTGAGGGGGACGTGTGACGCAACGTTTCTTTCACCTCCGTGTCTGaagccccacccccaccctcaccaTGACTGTGACCGGCAGCCACTGCAGGCTTGTGTCTCTTCACTCGGCCTGCCGCTGTCTTGTTGCCGTGCTGGCCACAGGAATCACTTGCGGTGTTTTTTACCATTGGCACACACACTGCACTCTGTCCTAGGGTCTCTACACTGTATGGCTGGGGTGCACAAGCACTCTGTCCTAGGGTCTCTACACTGTATGGCTGGGGTGCACAAGCACTAGACACAGGTGTGTGTGCACCACGTCCTTCATCGATGTCTGCGTAGCGTGCTGGCTGGTACAGCTTCTGGGTGAGGGAGGAAAAGCTGCGTGGAACACTGTCATCGTCATGGTGACCGCCCCCCACCCTGCCACCATCCCCCGGCCTGGATGGGGGAGAGGTGACTGTTCCCGGTGCAAAGCGAACCTTCtgtctccccctcctcccctcctcccctGGCCTGGACGCCTCAGTCTCGGTCAGGGAGCAGTTGTTCCGGTCCAGTGCAGCCAGCCCGAGGCTCTTCTCTGGCGTCACTAGCAGCATGGGGTCTGGTCTCAAGTGAGACAGGATTTCTGGCTCGTCAAACGCTGACGGTGCCGGAGGTTTCCTAAGTGTCTCATCATGGTCTCTGTGCCCTAGCCTGGTGCCGGTAAAGAGAGCTGTGCTGTCAGGGCGCCACGAGGAAAAGTGCTGCTTGAGGGATGTCATGTCCGCTGGCTGTGTGTCCTTCATACCCAACACTCACATACCCTTCCTTGGCATTCACTAACTAGGCCAAACACTCACCCACCCTTCCTTGGCATTCACTAACTAGGCCAAACTTCCGCCAAATATGTGGAGTGTCACTTGTCAATGTCGTTCATCCCACTATAGTTGTGTGCAACAAGAAGCTACCAAcctgaaaataaagaaatgtaCTTTGAAGAATAGTGACTACATAAATGTATGACAAACACACGGGAATAAAACAACCATAAGTTTGTGGAACATGTCTTTATACAAAACTAACCTTTCACTAGAAGTAGAACTAAATAGCACCTTGATCTAtactgagcgagagagagagagagagagagagagagagagagagagagagagagagagagagagagagagagagagagagagagagagagagagagagagagagagagagagagagagagagagagagagagagagagagaggactgaTTGAACTTGTTACACTAACAACTTATAATAAGTTCCAGCATAAAGGTTAAAAGTTGACTTGATACAGACGTACAATATTTTTCATGGTATTGATGGTAATGTCAAAGTTGAGTTATTTTTAAGAAATCTACAACTAATGCAACAAGAAATGACATTGATATAAATTTTTTTATTGAATTTAGTCAAACTTAAATATTAAAAAACATTCTTTTTCTATGACTAAGAGAGTCGCATCCTCGCTCATAGAACACATTGACGAATGTTGTTAAATGTGCACAAAACACCAGTAACACCTTCAAGAATCTGCTAGGCGAAGAATTGAGTCACTGTATTtgtaatgatgatgattgataATGATATTGAGAATGAGAAAGTGAATTTGAGCATGCTAAATGTGACTGACCAACAGCAAATCTGAACTAATGAGATTGGACGCTTAAAAAGACGCGAGGCTTATGGAAAACTTTTTCCAGTCcctacaacaactactacttCTGAAAGTGAAAGTGACAACCTATAGTGTTTCAGAGCAAATTTGATCACTGCAGAGCaaagcaaaaactgcggggtacatgctcgaacgacaaatgctcgaacgacaaaacaTCGAAtggacaaaagctcgacgcgacataagctcgaacgacagaagctcgaccggacaaatgctcgacgcgacaaaagctcgatgcgacaaaagctcgacacgacgaaagctcgacgcgacaaaagatcGAACGTGTCTGAGCGTGTCCTTCTCAGTGTTATTTAGCCTgtctgtttttttaaaaatctgtctgcaagagagggagagagacagagagaggagaacgaagagagaaaaaaagaagggggaCGATCGTGTCGGGGTTTagatttgtcattgttattgttttaATTTGGAATGACTGTTTATAGATCTGGAAAAAGTTTAGGTAAGCGGCACGGGCAAATTGACGActgtgtgtttgcttgctttgagtatcaattcagaaaaaaaagtttcttCGAGTCAACAGTGTGACCACTGTGATCAGAAATTATCGAAACTATCATGCACAGTCGGAATTGAGTCGTTATTTCCAGTCGCGTATCGGCTTCACACATTCCCTGCGCCATGGAGGTAACCAAGACACAAAAGGGAAAGCCTCTGTTATGTTTGGACGGCTTCACTTATACAGTggatgcttcttcttcttcttgccgtTCGTTGTTATATCGTCAGTCCAGACTGCAggacgaaacgtgctgtcctctccaagtcccctcaatgtggatgcaaagatctacaaaaaagacaaaaagatctGCTGGAAGTGCACACAATCAAAGGATAAATGCCGAGGACGAGTAATATACagtaaaactgcagacgggtcacctgcagacGCAGccgagtcagtgtgtgtgtgtgtgtgtgtgtgtgtgtgtgtgtgtgacccagCAGCgtacttacaacaacaacaacaacaacaacaacaacaacaacaacaacaacaacaacaacaacaacaacaacaacaacaacaacgcgtTCAGCGATATCAAACAATTGagtcaatctgtcgctcgaaactaaaatatcaacactaaaaaatagccatatatgacgtcatctaagcagttttgacagcatcgctcTATACAAGATtagcaaagttaaaaaaacaaaggattactgtactcaccgatacaaagacgacaatGAATTTTCG is a window from the Littorina saxatilis isolate snail1 linkage group LG10, US_GU_Lsax_2.0, whole genome shotgun sequence genome containing:
- the LOC138977912 gene encoding uncharacterized protein, whose protein sequence is MKDTQPADMTSLKQHFSSWRPDSTALFTGTRLGHRDHDETLRKPPAPSAFDEPEILSHLRPDPMLLVTPEKSLGLAALDRNNCSLTETEASRPGEEGRRGRQKVRFAPGTVTSPPSRPGDGGRVGGGHHDDDSVPRSFSSLTQKLYQPARYADIDEGRGAHTPVSSACAPQPYSVETLGQSACAPQPYSVETLGQSAVCVPMVKNTASDSCGQHGNKTAAGRVKRHKPAVAAGHSHGEGGGGASDTEVKETLRHTSPSRRSPMVICRSHRTSPLRSHQSSPHLATRSHSTSPLRSHRSSPHLATRSPSSSRSSPARSPGRLTPVTVSGPDLVFFTDLVITDQPDPPVRVVREAPLRPKLSDYVFPFRAEEGGPTDNPLARPEFNSTVKMASDNPLARPEFNSTVKMGQELRAAKAKRSDTWGAVNNTLKTSHRKRTQIQEKASSKVNMELQWEVYSDLVEVDVPLDDLCHDLEHRVALKAPASKPAHGKVPVGREPDLMEFFVPDIQQELPHLTLTGIQPITENLSTANPLLAFDLYRHNRSWDGLADS